A region from the Verrucomicrobiia bacterium genome encodes:
- a CDS encoding EamA family transporter, whose amino-acid sequence MQGAGMPDMIFVSGPVFALLAAVLFGISPVLIKVFGGTMPPVLMAGILYLGSGIGLLALRAARREAIVSPLKSLPKPQKAQLALAVLSGGVLAPICLTYGIFYSSAFQVSALLNLETVASTLIAWLVFHEHVGRRVWLGKAAIVFGAVLIGAQGKSGMGFSLSGFWIIGACTFWGIDNNLTRNIEDIPPSLLAGIKGWAAGLFNIALALLLKQTSNDLPAITVAFAVGFVSYGLSLVFFVYALRKIGTSRTATYFATAPFVGMLASIAFLAERPPFMHWIAGLFMLIGVCVLYRETHEHEHTHEEMTHRHMHVHDEHHQHEHDGTEGPEPHDHVHHHSRLTHSHPHSPDIHHRHDHK is encoded by the coding sequence AAGGAGCCGGGATGCCAGATATGATTTTTGTTTCCGGCCCGGTTTTTGCGCTTCTGGCCGCGGTGCTCTTCGGAATCTCTCCCGTCCTCATCAAAGTGTTCGGCGGGACAATGCCTCCTGTGCTGATGGCGGGAATTCTTTATTTGGGTTCGGGAATCGGCCTTCTCGCGCTGCGCGCCGCGCGCCGTGAAGCGATCGTCAGCCCTCTTAAAAGCCTTCCCAAACCGCAAAAAGCACAGCTTGCCCTTGCCGTTCTTTCGGGCGGAGTGCTGGCGCCCATTTGCCTCACTTATGGAATTTTCTATTCCTCGGCATTCCAGGTTTCCGCGCTTCTCAATTTAGAAACGGTGGCCAGTACCCTTATCGCGTGGCTTGTCTTCCATGAGCACGTCGGCAGGCGGGTGTGGCTCGGAAAAGCCGCCATTGTCTTCGGTGCCGTTTTAATAGGTGCGCAGGGCAAATCGGGGATGGGATTCTCCCTTTCGGGCTTCTGGATCATCGGGGCGTGCACTTTCTGGGGAATCGACAATAATCTGACTCGGAACATCGAAGATATTCCACCGTCCTTACTGGCGGGGATTAAAGGATGGGCGGCCGGGCTGTTTAACATCGCGCTTGCCCTTTTGCTGAAGCAAACTTCGAATGATCTACCGGCGATTACCGTTGCCTTTGCGGTGGGGTTTGTGAGCTACGGACTAAGTCTGGTTTTCTTTGTTTATGCGCTTCGCAAGATCGGCACTTCAAGGACAGCGACCTATTTCGCGACAGCCCCTTTTGTCGGAATGCTGGCTTCCATCGCATTTTTGGCGGAGCGTCCGCCCTTCATGCATTGGATCGCCGGGCTTTTCATGCTCATCGGAGTCTGCGTTTTGTACCGGGAAACCCATGAACATGAGCACACGCATGAAGAAATGACGCACCGGCATATGCACGTGCACGACGAACACCATCAGCACGAGCATGATGGAACCGAGGGCCCGGAACCGCATGACCATGTCCATCACCACAGCCGGCTGACGCATTCTCATCCCCATTCGCCAGATATCCATCATCGGCACGATCACAAATAG
- a CDS encoding cytidylate kinase-like family protein, which yields MTELEKWRPFLNSVSYKEKKFDSLNLSESAYPFVTISSQEGAGANELVDAILDLLRTRQGALYQGWTRFNQELQRETAKIPALKHSTKIVVHGEYLTEIEDIFDQLILGHPSQHTVYKKIFQIIRALASKGKFIAVKRGGAFITFGHPLGIHVRLVAPLDYRIAATRVKLGMSAEKAKKWVLQKDRGLAKFAKDYFNRRIDDPLSYDVVWNTKNTPVSQIAWSVVALIEKKAENSRALSKGA from the coding sequence ATGACAGAACTGGAAAAGTGGAGGCCTTTTTTAAACAGCGTCTCCTACAAAGAAAAGAAATTCGACTCCCTCAATCTCTCCGAAAGCGCTTATCCGTTCGTGACCATTTCCAGCCAGGAAGGCGCGGGCGCTAACGAGCTCGTCGACGCCATCCTCGATCTTTTGCGCACAAGGCAGGGGGCGCTTTACCAGGGATGGACGCGGTTCAACCAGGAACTGCAGCGTGAAACCGCCAAGATCCCGGCCTTAAAACATTCGACGAAAATCGTGGTGCACGGCGAATACCTCACCGAAATCGAAGACATCTTCGATCAGCTGATTTTGGGGCATCCTTCGCAGCACACGGTTTATAAAAAAATTTTCCAAATCATCCGCGCGCTGGCATCCAAAGGAAAATTCATCGCAGTCAAAAGAGGCGGCGCCTTCATTACCTTCGGTCATCCGCTCGGCATCCACGTCAGGCTCGTGGCCCCGCTCGATTACCGCATCGCGGCAACTAGGGTCAAACTGGGCATGTCTGCTGAAAAAGCGAAGAAGTGGGTCCTTCAGAAGGACCGCGGGCTGGCAAAATTCGCGAAAGACTATTTTAACCGCAGGATTGACGACCCGCTTTCTTACGACGTGGTCTGGAACACGAAGAATACGCCGGTCAGTCAGATTGCGTGGAGTGTCGTGGCGCTGATCGAGAAAAAAGCCGAAAATTCCAGGGCGCTTTCCAAAGGCGCATAA
- a CDS encoding NUDIX domain-containing protein, which yields MNSDLIPIVDPALGHVIGYKDRRLVHSEGDFHVGIQAYIVCTNEEGQIEVLVQKRSGVVDIAKGQLDQSLATQILAKDGGGLRAALIRGLKEELDIDEEEIEAVPLGLHSELKIYKKYAADPDLYNREFIYLSFVQIKRRDIRSKNPKVADLEWVSWAEYVRRMKESPENFTKTAWFYIMNPDILHQTEQELERFINKASTKPLLCPLEKAYFYSYPGRYDITISVYKDKRVFMHVFDHKTKKIARFDDIRSVDPCEGKNHRHVAVYITKKSGENFLWLNGDMKRIHRQADTHSKRCLAKMTAQILKDIARLEEEAASDQDLKLAWALKRKFNYIFDILRTRVLSGEMLFFDSLPADETGDFGIREYPDNIILVTIPGTYDPPHYAHIELLFDAMIHESENAHGKRTAYALFFTPVGDFAPGPSGTSWKSEKTDSKTRHEMCSKVSGLFYPLMQTSEISLRHPEEFGTKNAASLLKALRDRTEFTPVRFVVAIGTDTYRKWGKNISAVLQEEKGKYPGVDFSVLIRESWQDPLEDNLAAGLPEGVKLLKGVYSLPVRSTRVREGHMNLLPGSVQKYIKLHGLYPSAPAVTAGAAEVPPVSEIPKTDLQNEAA from the coding sequence TTGAACAGCGACTTGATTCCCATTGTTGATCCCGCCCTTGGCCACGTGATCGGCTATAAAGACCGCCGCCTCGTCCATTCCGAAGGCGATTTTCACGTCGGCATCCAGGCCTATATTGTATGCACCAACGAAGAGGGGCAAATCGAGGTGCTCGTCCAAAAACGGTCGGGCGTCGTCGACATCGCCAAAGGGCAGCTCGACCAGAGCCTGGCCACGCAGATTCTCGCCAAAGACGGCGGAGGCTTGAGAGCCGCGCTCATCCGCGGCCTGAAGGAAGAGCTGGATATCGACGAGGAGGAAATTGAGGCGGTGCCGCTCGGCCTCCATTCGGAGCTCAAAATTTACAAAAAATACGCCGCGGATCCCGATTTGTACAACCGCGAATTCATCTACCTCAGCTTCGTGCAGATCAAAAGAAGGGACATCCGGTCCAAGAACCCCAAGGTGGCCGATCTCGAATGGGTTTCGTGGGCGGAATACGTCCGCCGCATGAAGGAGTCTCCGGAGAACTTCACGAAAACCGCATGGTTCTACATCATGAATCCGGACATCCTGCATCAGACCGAACAGGAGCTCGAACGGTTCATCAACAAAGCCTCCACGAAGCCGCTCCTGTGCCCGCTCGAAAAAGCTTATTTTTACAGCTATCCCGGGCGCTACGACATCACGATCTCCGTGTACAAGGACAAGCGCGTTTTCATGCACGTCTTCGACCACAAGACGAAAAAAATCGCGCGCTTCGACGACATCCGGAGCGTGGATCCCTGCGAAGGGAAAAACCACCGGCACGTCGCGGTCTACATTACCAAAAAGAGCGGGGAAAATTTCCTTTGGCTGAACGGCGACATGAAGCGGATCCATCGCCAGGCGGACACGCATTCCAAACGGTGCCTGGCGAAGATGACCGCCCAGATCCTGAAGGACATCGCGCGCCTCGAGGAAGAGGCCGCCAGCGACCAGGACTTGAAACTGGCTTGGGCGCTCAAGCGGAAATTCAATTACATCTTCGACATCCTGCGCACGCGGGTGCTCTCGGGCGAAATGCTTTTCTTTGATTCGCTTCCGGCCGACGAAACAGGCGATTTCGGAATCCGCGAGTATCCGGACAACATCATTCTGGTAACCATTCCCGGGACGTACGATCCGCCTCATTATGCCCACATCGAGCTGCTCTTCGACGCCATGATCCACGAGTCGGAAAACGCCCACGGCAAAAGAACGGCTTACGCGTTGTTCTTCACGCCGGTGGGGGATTTCGCGCCGGGCCCGTCCGGGACTTCCTGGAAATCCGAAAAAACCGATTCGAAAACGCGCCATGAAATGTGCTCAAAAGTGTCCGGATTGTTTTATCCGCTGATGCAGACCTCCGAGATCAGCCTCAGGCATCCCGAAGAATTCGGCACGAAGAACGCGGCCTCGCTTTTGAAAGCGTTGAGGGACAGGACGGAATTTACTCCCGTGCGGTTTGTCGTCGCGATCGGAACCGACACTTACCGGAAATGGGGAAAGAACATCAGCGCGGTCCTGCAGGAAGAGAAAGGCAAATATCCCGGCGTGGATTTCAGCGTCCTGATAAGGGAAAGCTGGCAGGATCCTTTGGAGGACAATCTCGCGGCCGGCCTTCCCGAAGGGGTGAAGCTTCTCAAGGGAGTCTATTCTCTGCCGGTCCGTTCAACGCGGGTCCGCGAAGGGCACATGAATCTTTTGCCCGGTTCCGTCCAAAAGTACATCAAGCTCCACGGCTTGTATCCTTCCGCGCCCGCCGTCACGGCC